ATCTGACCCACTATATCGACTTGGAGAAGGGATGACAATGGGTAGGTTTGGGGAGGTTTTGCCAATACCATACACAACCCTCTTAAAATAcctctcaaccctaacccaaccttCCATGTGAATCGTTAATGGCTGCACCAATTTTACAAGGTGACCTGAGCAAGTACCAAGGGTTTAACTATTTTAGGGGGTGGAGGTGAGGGTGGGAAAATTTTATTCAGCCCCATTACCATCCATTAATATAACTATGTGCCAAAATGATGAacaagagcaagaagaagagttcAAAATTCTACCCATATGACTAAGCTTTCATTTCCTTTATTGGATCCTTTATGAATGGGCTGCCGACCACTGATCAACTCAAGAAGAACCACTCCAAAGCTGAAGACATCCGACTTAAGAGAGGCCTTTCCAACCATTGCATACTCTGGTGCAAAATATCCAAAAGTGCCTTGCATCCTTGCAGGAGAACTCGAGCAGCTGGGAAGGTCATCATTCCTCAAGCATTTTGCCATTCCAAGGTCAGTTATCTACAAGTGAACCACAGTAATCTAAGTGgttaaaatgtcaaaaacttGAACTTCACTAAGCAATTGACCCTAAATCTCCAAGTTGACTCAGTATTGAAGAACCAAATAACATAACAAACTTTTATgtcaaatatataaaaaaataaataaaattctgtttttttaatgtATAAATTTGGAGCTTATAGTCTACTGGCAGAGTACAGGTCATACCAAGTATTCTCAATTGAGTTCCAGTCAACCTAAACAGCTTTTCTCTAatccctccccctcttttttctctttttacttTTCCTCTTTTCTGATATTTGGTTTCATATATGAATCAACACATCTGAGGTTCTTACTTTAGCTTTAAACTTCTCATCCAAAAGAATATTGGAGGATTTGACATCTCTATGCAAAACTCTAGGAGCAGCAGCTTCATGAAGATATTCCAAACCCCTCGCAGCCCCAAAAGCAATATTAACACGAGTCCCCCAGTCCAAGGGTTCCTTTTCTTGAACTCCATCCAAACAATCTCTTAGGTTACCATTGGACATGTACTCATAGACCAGTAGCCTCTCAGCATTTTTTCCTTGAGATTCCGAGCAGTATCCAAGCAAAGGCACCACATGACAATGATGGAGTCTTGATATCAGTTCAatctatcaaaaagaaaaacaggtTAGTATAGAGTATGGAAGTTTTTTCAACTCCTCTTTTCAAAAGCTACCTATAAGAAAGAGATCTTTAACTAGTAAAGGAAAAAGATATCATCATCATGAGGTATTACTTCAGTGAAAAACACAGAATCTGCATCAGGCCTCCCTTGAGTTTTTAGCCGCTTAACAGCAACAGTAGTGCCATCTTTAAGCTGACCACAATAGACATGGCTGCTCGCCCCAAGTCCTATCAGATTGACGTCGGAGAACCTATTGGTTGCCAGATCCAGTTCTGAGTATGTAAACTGAATAATTTTTCCATATAttgttcttcttttgtttctaaaCATGAAAGAAGCCTTCCGTATGCACCCTGCAGGGAGAAGCAATTGACATAATAGGGGTTTATGTACCCAAGCAGGCTTTAGCCCTCAAATAGCACATTATATTTGCTAAAATGCAGGATCAGTGTTTCAAATTCTTTTCAGAAGAAATACACCCTAGGATTGTCGAAAAATTTATCCAAACAAAACCTTGGGCATATATGCAGTACCAGTTTTCCCAACAAAACATCAATCAAACAGAAAAGGTAATGATTTTACCTGTGAATGGACTCAAAGGGGAATTCACATTAACTTTGAATTCAGGCATGGAATTAGACCTATAACTTATTAGGTTGGTAGTGCTATTGTAGCTTGAGTATTTATCTGATGAAAATACTGGAGGTTGGAGACGACACTTTCCCCTCCTACGTATATAGCAtgccaatgatgcaagaaaTGCAACAGTTGTGAGCACAACACACATTAGGAGAATGTACACGACGACTTTGCTGGAAATCTGCTTCCTGGACGGTTTTGGTTCAACAGGAAAACCTGCATGAGAAGCATTTAGAATGCATCCAATTGAAGTCCAGAGCCTGTTAATCAAAACTGATCCTTAACTTTGCATTTAACATTTTTCTGCACAACTTTGTTTCCATCAGTTGTAAATTGCAATACCTAATCCATGAAAGCTCGCCATAGAATCAAAACTCGACcaaaacctgtcgaaaccgCCGAGACAACTCAGTTTCGCCAGGTTCTGAGACGAGTTGGGGGTAGACTTTAAAAAATCCACAAATACGACCCTGTTTCGACTGTTTCGGccaggtttcggtcgaaaccaaGGACATAAAGTATGCTTTTGAATGGGCAGAAGCTTAAAACACTTTATTTCTCTTCAAAACTCGACAAAGGCTTCTCCAGTTTGTTGGTTTCGACTCAAGGGTCCATCTTTTAGGtggattttttcattttggctGCAATTTCTCCACAATCTTGCTAGAGTATTTTTTAAAGAACGTAACATCTGCAAGTGGCATCAGAGTTTTATACTCATCTCATTTAAATAGTAGAGTAAAAATAGCGTACTGATATAGTAGAGTAAAAAGAACATATATAACATCGGGCAACGCATTTTATACTCATCTCATTTAAATGGACTACTTTCAGCTCAATCTGTTCTATCAATCTATCATACTTGTTGAAATATCAAATTCCATGAAGTTcatccaaaaatagaagaaagaaggaaaagaaggttaTAAATCAAAGGGTGTACCCGGGATAAGAGGCATATCAATGGCTGTATTTGGTTTCTAGACACAGAATTCCAACAAAGGCCGTGGACTTCCCTctgataattttcttctttattggTCACAGTCCATAACTCAGCATGATTAAATTTTGTTTCAATGGTAATTCATATGCTATGTGTAAAGTTCCAGTTAAATAGGCATTCAAACTAATATTCCAGAAAATTATGTGAactaagtatttataataccactTTAGTGTCTGTATCAGCGCTTACATTAGTAAAcatgggtcaataaccacaagtaccattttgagtgatgttttggtgaaaataattaatggattgtgtttaaaatatcaaaaataggTTATCTagaaaaaatcagacctaaaaaagCTGTTTTGGTGGTCGAAACCAtggtttccccatcaatgggaaaaaaatccCTGGTTTCGACCGGTTTCAACCAAAACTCGGTTTTGgccaggtcgaaacctggtcgaaacccgagtttaaGCTCGCACACTGAAATTTGAGATAACTCTATaagtaaattaaaaataaatatttgaaaaCATATTCATCAACGAATCCTATCCTGATACATAGCTACGGGCAAACACTCTCCTACTATGGAGCTACAATTGAAGAACCATTCAATGGAACCAGACCAATTGCCAATATGGCACAGTATCCATACAATATATTGACCTCTTTCAGAATGTTTACTTTCTGTTGCAGAGTAAGTTCCAAATCTAGGTCAGTCACATTAGGGATTTCCAGAATTTCAATGTGGAGGTATGGGTGCTACTGTGCTAGGCTGATAAACCACAGGATCAAAATGTAATACAATTAAAGACTCTACTGTTTATAACACTGCAGAAATACAACAATGGCTACTAGGAAAGTTCAGAAGCAACATTTCCTAGGACAATAAAAAACTTTACCAGATGTGCAGTTGCAGGCTGTGAAACAACTGGAATCATGGAGACCAGCTGTTTTGGGCAATCCTTCAGCAGCACAAAGACATTTCCATCCATCTCCACCAGCTTCTTCTGCAATAAGAAGGTAATGCAGTTAGAATGATTAAAAGGCATATTGAACAGTACTTTCACACCTATTTATCTTCAAAACAGAAAGAATGCACCAGTAAACTTTAATCTCTATTAATATTTTTTAGGAAGATGATCACAGCACAATGGGATTCCTACATCAATATATCACAACTTGAAATTGGAGGGATCCATTAAAAGATCCTTACGAAAGACATGAATATCTTGGTGTCGCAAAGGAGAAATTGAAGctattacatgaaatttttattATGATATGAACATCTAGAGGTTCAAAGTACAAAGCTTCAAGCTTCCAACTGCTTATGTGATAAAGACCAGCACTATACCAGGACTGCAGTCACATGATGCAGAGCAGTTAGATCCAATAGCATAGCTTTGATTTCCTTGTTGAACAGAAGCACATGAACAGGTCCATTTGTTAATGCCTGACCCATCAGAACGTTCATCTGTAACAAGTTAAAAACCCATCAGCTTCAGTCAGCAAGAAATTAGCTTGGTACTTGTCACGTAGCTGAATGAAATTCTAATGCTAAACTCTTATTGAAACAAGAGCAGTTTAATTGCTACACATAGTTATTTATGGTGGCCACTCTGAGGCAGAACGTCGACAGTCTACCAATGACATAATCTAAATACAAGAGTGTAGCCGACAACTCCAGAGATCTTTCATGCAAGAAATCACCCTAATGGATGAGCGTAACTGTTCAACATAATATTTTGTGCCTAGGCAGCTGATATATTTTCTGAGCATAGAAGAGTCTGACAGAAATCACCCTTGGAATTATATAATTGAATCCAATTTTGCCCTAGGAGATTCAAAGGTGAGCCTTGCAAATGGCGTGTCTCACTACATTTTTTTGCTGGAAATCTATCTGAACAGTCAGGTACTATAATAAACTAGGGTCCTTCTTGGCTATATGATGAATGGATAGAACCATGTGGCAAATGTCAcatgtataaatatatatactaaCCACAAGAAATGTACTGAAGCCACAGCAGGATAATGATCCAAGCAAGGGCAACTTCCAACCGAAGCTTCATTCTTACAACTCAAAGGCTAAATCAAGAGGAAGAAAACCTGTCAGAACATATTCCATAACTATttgcagaaaaaaaagaaaaacaaactaaACTTGCCTAATTTCAAAATTGTGTGTTCTCTCTAGAAAGCAAATAAAACAGGACTAAGATGACTGTTCATATGATGAAACAGTTATGATAATAAACTCAGATTCATTTCAATTTCTCGAAgaattgtaaaataaaaaatacaacaaataaTGAAGATCATTGttgttgggaaaaaaaaaacttgactaTTCCTGCATTTATTCTGCCTCCTCAAAAGTAACTTATTTAGCTCACTACGAGAAATGCTAAACCATCCTGAgcattgcaaaaaaaaataaaatgaaatgcaaTCATGCACCCGAAACGTGCTTTCCAACAAATTTCGCTGACAAAGCAGTTGTTACTTCAGGTAATTAAATCAAGGCATATCACTAAGACCACTGTAAGAATTTCATAACTTCTCAAAAGAGACTAACTCAACCTTCATGACCAGTAAGACCTCCTCTTCAAGTATCACCAATATAAAACCTCAAACCTGCACCAGATGACAGCATAATTACAATTCTGAAACAAAGAATTGGAAGAAACATCATAATTACTATTTTGAAACGAAGAATTGGAAGaaacattcaaaaaaaaaaaaaaaaatggggcaaGGGGAGAGGTTCGAAGATTATTTTGTTTCAACCTGAGGTTTACAtttaaagagagaaaatttgagaTTTTGGCAGAAGCATACCCATCAGTTGCCCATCTATAGTTGTGAACTACTGAAACTAACATAAGCACTACCTAATGGCTCTACATACTCAGATGCCAATTGATAAACTGTAATGTGGAGATGAAATTTCTTAATTCCTACCATAGACATTGATAATAGTTCCCCCTCACTCGTGCTTTATCATGTGTATTCAGCCAGAAATtcccagagagagagacagaaaccCAAAACATAATCACATTCTGTGTGCAAACTTCTTTGGAACTGCAAGGTAAATAATTTGGGGGAGAATTGCACAGTTTAACCCACATTCCCAACTTCCACCTAAATATTTGTTGCCATAGAGATTATGCGATACCAAAACTGAGTAAATGCAGAGGATAACTGAAACGAACAAAGACACGAGCTTACACAGAAAACTGCAGACTGAAGTGACAGTTGGTCGATGGTTAACACTCAGAAATACTATCGAAAGACTAAACCTAATCCCATCGCATCCTAGAACTTTCTATTTTATCGATTAACAGTAACAAGAAGGATGACAAAAGagcatcaccaaaaaaaaacaattcggAGCTATCAGTGACCATCAATGGGGATGGGTTTTCAATATATTCAAACAGGATATAGTttacaaaaggaaaaaaccTCCATTACCCACCTCTCAGAGAGCAACCCTTTTGCAACCGGAAAGAGACGCGTCAACCATCAAATCTTAATAATATTTGATATCAAACAAGGCAGATTACAAATTAAAAACCGGTGTCGTCATCTATGTCCCCTTCGCATCAGTATCATCTTTATCTGAGTGTTCTAAAATCTAATATTGAAGAGAGAATACATGTGGAAAAGTTGAaaggaatatttttcaaaatttcaaagatTGGTTTACCAACGGTAAAGAATTTAAGAACTTTGCTTCAAAGACATTTATATTAGTTAACGTGTGAAGGAGGAATTTCTACACATGTCAGTCACCGGCCCCACCAATCTCTACGTCGGCTGTTAGAAATCCGCAACAACCGGACAAAGATTAAAAATGGTTTAAAATGCTACGGATGGATCAGTAGAAGGGATACCGCCGGGCGGAAGGGTGAGCTCCATACAGTTCATATGGGTCCCACTATCCATTCTATCGTAGATGAAGATTCCGACTTCATGGTTGTGATTTCGAAAGTGAGAAAATTGGCTCACCGGTAGTCCATAACCCTTCTCCGTGGATCTCCATGAAgcgaaaaaggaaaagaaggtcTCTAAACGATTCCCTTCCCCTgcaccaaagaagaaaaagtttttttctttcaaaaattaaagaaaaaagagtaacccaggggtcagctcagttggcaaaaccaactcctcaaataggAGGTCATgacttcaaagttcaaaccaccttcgggcctatccccatcccctatccccCTATTAAAAGCtatccaattccaaaaaaaaaaaaagaaaaaaaagcgaGTCTATCAAGTGTCGGCTATGGAAACGCGGACTAGAATTTTGGGGCTTTGGGAAGTGAGGGTTAACTTTTCTAATTCTGAACAATTCTTGAGGACTGAGGAGAGCAGATGGGAAATCGCAAAAGGGAAATGAAATGCTTAGGAGTTAGAACTAAGAACGAAAGAATCAAGAACATTTCATATTATATTCTGTAGCGTCTTGGAGCTTGTGTTCAATGGAATCGAGTCCCGATAAGGAGGTTTCAGAATAGAATGAAACAAATGATCTGAAAATCGAAAATGCAGGGAGATACTAGAGAAGAAGTAGTGGAAGAAATAGTGAGATTTGAACCATtgcattcaaaaaaaaaaaaaaaaaaacaaataatacaaGTACCTGATAAGACAACGTTCAGTTTCCGAAGGATCTCCGGGAACAGTGGATCCAACTTCAAAATTCACAAGTGGCACAACCTACATTGAGACATTAAAGAGTTCAGTCAGAGGGCTTAGGAAGCGGAACGGAGGTTCTGCAAGTATCAAGAGTACACGAAAACGAAGCTATCAGAACTAAAAGAGTAAAACTGGCTCGGAACAGAATTCATAGAGCGACTGCTTTACACACTCACTGGATTTCATTTTCATCACTGAAGCATTTCAGATCAGCTCAAGTGATGAAGATTCAAGAGACGgagatgagaaggagagagagagagagagagccgtTTGAAGAGCTCCTCGAGATGCGAATTTTACTGGCTCTGAGTGCCACAGGGAAAGCTTCCAGTGTGGGAAgctttttgttttcttacaaAGAGGCTGTGGAAGTAGATCGTTTTGCCACGTGGCATGCCTGGTTTGGGTGCTCGCATGTACTCTCGAGCTTCTATTATTGTGATACTCTTTTGTCGCATCAATTGTATAATGACTAAAATAGCCCTATTCGGACACATGTTCTATTGCTGATTGGTCAACGACAATCAGCCTCAAAGTGCGGATTTCTAATCAGATCGAATCTGATGGATAGGATGGCATCATTAAAAGAATGGATGCGTCGTAGAAAGACACGGCTCATGCATTTGTTGGGGTAGGGATATCAATCGGCTGGTTCGGTCTGGTTGAATGAATCGGGCTCCTCTCTAGCGCACCTCCAAGCTGGATGATGTCCAACGCATCCCAAAGGTTGACACGTGGCCAAGGTGCCATATGAATGGCAAGAATGGATGCGCACATCCGAGCTGAAAATCCTTTTCTCCATCGCATGTGCACCACGCTCAGATGTGTGCATCCATCATCGTAGTTTGAATTGCACCTTGGCCACGTGTCAACCTATGGGGGTGCATCAAACATCTTCCAACGCAGCCCCATGCCGTAGAGGAGTCTGATACTGCTTGAATCGGTTTCTCTTATGTTAAACCAAATCAATAAGGTAAAGTTTGATTTCAATCTGGTTCgatttcggttttttttttttttttaatgggttctTATTGGACCGGTACCAGTTTTGGCATTTAATATATCGGTgagagaatgatgcatggacctCTAGAGCCTGCACATGCACGCTTgccaatgggagtgcacacGCAAGCATCGACCTAGGtaggattttcacctttccatgggggcagggtggtactttccatgggggcaggTCGATTTTGCGTATAGGTGCAAGAGCCACATTGgcaattaggggtgtcaacgggccggttcgggcttttcggtttcggtgtgacttttatagaaatcgaaaccaaaccattaagaaatatttgatttcggtgcggtttggtttcgtgtcagTTTCGGTTTATggtaacgggttgatatcggtttggtaccggttttatataactagtaaggttcGGTTAGtactaatttttcttctctttctcttttaagtacataaaatatttcaaatacaatgcatctttgtatcctatatcctatggcctatggatacaattggttgggtaatcactagcaaaggatatgagataaagtgagaaattatcacaacacatttagggggcaatggggcattaggcatttactgatttactcatttatcgagttaagtcggttcggtttgggttcgggctaccggtgcaccgtcggactagcccaaaccaaaccaaaccgtttacctttatggatccacaaaccgaaccgaaccattaagagttcggtccggtgtggtccgggctggttcgggccggtttcaccggttcgggttgggtattgacacccctattggCAATGCAACCAGgtagcaatctttttcccttagtATATAATGGAAAAGAACTGTTTTTCGAATTTTATTTAATGGGTTCATTTTCAATCGCCGCATGTTAGCCATgtcattttggttttttttttttaaacccaaatcGAAGCTAAACCAATAAACATTCAATTCGATGCAATTTGGTTCAGTTCAAATcgaataaatcaaataaaactagATATAGTGAAACCGAGTAAGAA
The nucleotide sequence above comes from Telopea speciosissima isolate NSW1024214 ecotype Mountain lineage chromosome 3, Tspe_v1, whole genome shotgun sequence. Encoded proteins:
- the LOC122655961 gene encoding receptor-like serine/threonine-protein kinase NCRK, whose protein sequence is MKLRLEVALAWIIILLWLQYISCDERSDGSGINKWTCSCASVQQGNQSYAIGSNCSASCDCSPEEAGGDGWKCLCAAEGLPKTAGLHDSSCFTACNCTSGFPVEPKPSRKQISSKVVVYILLMCVVLTTVAFLASLACYIRRRGKCRLQPPVFSSDKYSSYNSTTNLISYRSNSMPEFKVNVNSPLSPFTGCIRKASFMFRNKRRTIYGKIIQFTYSELDLATNRFSDVNLIGLGASSHVYCGQLKDGTTVAVKRLKTQGRPDADSVFFTEIELISRLHHCHVVPLLGYCSESQGKNAERLLVYEYMSNGNLRDCLDGVQEKEPLDWGTRVNIAFGAARGLEYLHEAAAPRVLHRDVKSSNILLDEKFKAKITDLGMAKCLRNDDLPSCSSSPARMQGTFGYFAPEYAMVGKASLKSDVFSFGVVLLELISGRQPIHKGSNKGNESLVIWATPRLQDSKRVIWELPDSLLKGKFPKEEMQIMAYLAKECLLLDPDSRPTMSEVVQILSTIAPETSRRRNFPVNLFQSSSNQRTTNSVDMEKAKEQDAGHIDAGSLRRIASDRWSARCSLPLSLDRTLCIEDSKKEADTAMSAECIEKLILLTSKSWRAPDDETVDLTEPRFESFSMASIQSL